A genome region from Jeongeupia sp. HS-3 includes the following:
- a CDS encoding response regulator: MSSVSPLPRLLIVDDSRIVRATVKKHLADVYDVIEESDGEAGWQRVQADETIRLLISDLSMPELDGLGLLDRLRACGQPRLAQLPVIIISGEEDEATREKCVAHGANDFITKSTDRSEMLARIHANIELADRQRALEAAKVQQAQTTTHDTTGAGSPHLLALQIEQALAYSQRHRTETSLLLLQLDRFDALASHIGERLAEQLLGIFTKHLSAKLRREDTLAHLEGGRFAVLSPGTTLDQAQILADRLRQTISAARMNFRGEQLSLTASLAIANTLHDDSFAAQLLFDTASMRLDNVPGENRVIPPPRRVQAPLAPTLAEAVQKLAHGEHDSVRMHLPALLAQLAPLLRFASQELGTDALLETIYADQARGQTV; this comes from the coding sequence ATGTCGTCTGTTTCCCCCCTTCCCCGCCTGTTGATCGTTGACGATTCGCGCATCGTTCGCGCCACGGTTAAAAAACACCTGGCCGACGTGTATGACGTCATCGAGGAAAGCGATGGCGAGGCAGGCTGGCAGCGGGTGCAAGCGGATGAAACAATCCGGCTGCTGATTTCGGATCTATCGATGCCCGAGCTCGACGGCCTCGGCCTGCTGGATCGGCTGCGCGCCTGCGGCCAGCCGCGCCTGGCGCAATTGCCGGTCATCATCATCTCCGGCGAGGAAGACGAAGCCACGCGGGAGAAATGCGTCGCCCACGGTGCCAACGACTTCATCACCAAATCGACCGACCGCAGCGAAATGCTCGCCCGGATTCACGCCAATATCGAACTGGCCGATCGCCAGCGGGCGCTGGAAGCGGCCAAGGTGCAACAGGCGCAGACCACCACGCACGACACTACCGGCGCCGGCAGCCCGCACCTGTTGGCACTGCAGATCGAGCAAGCGCTGGCCTATTCCCAGCGCCACCGCACTGAAACCTCGCTGCTGCTGTTGCAGCTCGATCGTTTTGACGCCCTCGCCAGCCATATCGGCGAGCGCCTGGCCGAACAGCTGCTGGGGATTTTCACCAAGCATCTGAGCGCCAAACTGCGGCGCGAAGATACGCTCGCGCATCTGGAAGGGGGCCGCTTTGCCGTGCTGTCGCCGGGGACGACGCTGGATCAGGCGCAGATCCTTGCCGACCGGCTACGTCAGACGATCAGCGCGGCAAGAATGAATTTTCGCGGCGAGCAACTGAGCCTGACCGCGAGTCTGGCGATCGCCAATACCCTGCACGACGACAGCTTTGCGGCGCAGCTTCTGTTCGATACCGCCTCGATGCGGCTCGACAATGTGCCGGGCGAAAACCGGGTGATTCCACCGCCACGGCGAGTGCAAGCGCCGCTTGCGCCGACGCTGGCCGAAGCGGTGCAAAAGCTGGCGCACGGCGAGCACGACAGCGTCCGGATGCATCTACCGGCGTTGCTCGCGCAGCTGGCTCCGCTGCTGCGCTTTGCCAGCCAGGAACTTGGCACCGATGCCTTGCTGGAAACCATCTACGCCGACCAGGCTCGCGGCCAGACTGTTTGA
- a CDS encoding Spy/CpxP family protein refolding chaperone, translating to MKLIKSLLLATAILLPASAVFAETATAPTVADTAAAPAEKSTLATELKLSKDQQQKIEAIKKDEKKQIEAVDTSKIEPGVFRDMIKSGKWDEARAKRRIQAVGDADNQVTYIRVKALFDASQVLTTEQKQHFVQLYKKELAAD from the coding sequence ATGAAACTGATCAAGTCCCTTCTATTGGCCACCGCCATCCTGCTGCCGGCATCGGCCGTTTTCGCTGAGACCGCGACGGCGCCAACCGTCGCCGATACCGCAGCGGCACCGGCCGAAAAGAGCACGCTGGCGACCGAGCTCAAGCTGAGCAAGGATCAGCAGCAAAAAATCGAGGCGATCAAGAAGGACGAGAAAAAGCAGATCGAGGCGGTCGATACCAGCAAGATAGAACCGGGCGTATTTCGCGACATGATCAAATCCGGCAAGTGGGACGAGGCGCGTGCCAAGCGACGGATTCAGGCGGTCGGTGATGCCGACAATCAGGTCACCTATATCCGCGTCAAGGCGCTGTTCGATGCGAGCCAGGTGCTGACCACCGAGCAGAAACAGCACTTCGTGCAGTTGTACAAGAAGGAACTCGCAGCGGATTGA
- a CDS encoding carbohydrate-binding protein: MRTTLAAAAIAILASACLAAAPAWQNDRAYQAGDTVTVAGTDYRAQWWTQGQPPQSHAGAPGSGQPWLRLDPTQPPLACGDVWRGQTAYSGNAVVSHQGRNYLANWWTRGSNPASGESREVWRDLGRCNYVSQYTFTLASTQVQPVTFGPDTAGTDYPIEVMLPDGFQPDRAYPVLYVLDWFLVADTFKQQHRALSDAGRLQPFIVVGIGCADAEAVCWLRRERDYTPSYWLPEEHYLGNTDPALRITGGGPNFLAFLKHELIPRIETRYLSQPAERGIHGTSLSALLAGHALVHDSGTFGRYLVNSPALWYHDGRLAGEAQASPAEQYSGVRKVYLSMGSLEDSPYLLDTARFAATLGDKGLAVRHSVLPGQTHESAAEVASTEGLLYAYPR, encoded by the coding sequence ATGCGAACGACTTTGGCCGCTGCAGCCATTGCAATACTGGCAAGCGCCTGCCTCGCCGCCGCACCGGCCTGGCAAAACGACCGTGCCTATCAGGCCGGCGATACGGTGACCGTTGCGGGCACCGACTACCGCGCCCAGTGGTGGACCCAGGGGCAGCCCCCGCAATCTCACGCCGGCGCCCCCGGCAGCGGCCAGCCCTGGCTGCGGCTCGACCCGACCCAGCCGCCGCTGGCGTGCGGCGACGTCTGGCGCGGCCAGACCGCCTACAGTGGCAACGCGGTCGTCAGCCATCAGGGGCGGAACTATCTCGCCAACTGGTGGACGCGGGGCAGCAATCCGGCCAGCGGGGAAAGCCGCGAAGTCTGGCGCGATCTGGGTCGCTGCAATTACGTCAGCCAGTACACGTTCACGCTCGCGTCGACGCAGGTGCAGCCGGTCACCTTCGGACCCGATACGGCGGGCACCGATTATCCGATCGAGGTGATGCTGCCGGACGGCTTCCAGCCCGACCGGGCGTATCCGGTGCTGTATGTGCTCGACTGGTTCCTCGTCGCCGATACATTCAAGCAGCAGCATCGGGCGCTGAGCGATGCCGGCCGGCTGCAGCCCTTTATCGTGGTCGGCATCGGCTGCGCCGACGCCGAAGCGGTGTGCTGGCTGCGGCGGGAACGCGACTACACGCCGAGCTACTGGCTGCCCGAAGAGCACTACCTCGGCAACACCGACCCCGCGCTGCGCATCACCGGCGGTGGCCCCAACTTCCTGGCCTTCCTCAAGCACGAACTCATTCCGCGCATCGAAACGCGCTACCTGAGCCAGCCGGCGGAACGCGGCATTCACGGCACCTCGCTCAGCGCACTGCTGGCCGGCCATGCGCTGGTGCACGACAGCGGGACGTTCGGCCGTTACCTCGTCAACAGCCCGGCGCTCTGGTATCACGACGGCCGGCTGGCCGGCGAAGCGCAAGCCAGTCCCGCCGAGCAGTACAGCGGAGTCCGGAAGGTCTACCTGAGCATGGGCAGCCTGGAAGACAGCCCCTATCTGCTCGATACGGCCCGCTTTGCGGCAACGCTCGGCGACAAAGGCCTCGCGGTACGGCACAGCGTGCTGCCGGGGCAGACCCACGAGTCGGCGGCCGAGGTCGCCAGCACCGAAGGCCTGCTCTACGCCTATCCCCGCTGA
- the uvrB gene encoding excinuclease ABC subunit UvrB — translation MFVEFPNSPYKLFQPFPPAGDQPTAIAGLIDGIEDGLKYQTLLGVTGSGKTYTMANVIARTGRPAIVMAPNKTLAAQLYAEFREFFPENAVEYFVSYYDYYQPEAYVPSRDLFIEKDSAINEHIEQMRLSATKAMLERPDCIIVATVSAIYGIGDPADYHRMILHLKEGEKLEQREIIKRLSAMQYDRNETDFARGTFRVRGDVIDIFPAEHAELALRISLFDDDIETLQLFDPLTGHIKQRVGRFTVFPSSHYVTPRDTVLRAVETIKEELRERLAFYYQENKLIEAQRLEQRTRFDLEMLNEMGFCKGIENYSRHFSGKKAGEAPPTLINYLPQGSLMFLDESHVMIGQVGAMYKGDRSRKENLVDYGFRLPSALDNRPLKFEEFEHMMPQTVFVSATPANYEKEHQGQVVEQLVRPTGLVDPQIEVRPVATQVDDLLSEIKLRTALNERVLVTTLTKRMSEQLSEYLDEHGVKVRYLHSEIDTVERVEILRDLRLGVFDVLVGINLLREGLDIPEVSLVAILDADKEGFLRSERSLIQTIGRAARNLNGKAILYGDRITDSMRKAIDETERRRTKQTAFNLANGIVPKSVTKRIKDIIDGVYNAEDAAATRIEAKRQRLVEDMDEKGLAKELKRLEKDMMVAAKNLEFEKAANLRDQLKSLRERAFGHQ, via the coding sequence ATGTTCGTCGAATTCCCGAATTCTCCGTACAAGCTGTTCCAGCCCTTCCCGCCCGCCGGCGACCAGCCGACGGCGATCGCCGGCCTGATCGACGGCATAGAAGACGGCCTCAAGTACCAGACCCTGCTCGGCGTCACCGGCTCGGGCAAGACCTACACGATGGCCAATGTGATCGCCCGCACCGGCCGGCCGGCGATCGTGATGGCGCCGAACAAGACGCTGGCGGCGCAGCTCTACGCCGAGTTCCGCGAGTTCTTTCCGGAAAACGCGGTCGAGTACTTCGTCAGCTACTACGACTACTACCAGCCCGAAGCCTATGTGCCGAGCCGCGATCTGTTTATCGAGAAGGATTCGGCGATCAACGAGCACATCGAGCAGATGCGTTTGAGCGCGACCAAGGCGATGCTCGAGCGCCCGGACTGCATCATCGTCGCCACCGTGTCGGCGATCTACGGTATCGGCGATCCGGCCGATTACCACCGGATGATTCTGCACCTCAAGGAAGGCGAGAAACTCGAACAGCGCGAGATCATCAAACGACTCAGCGCGATGCAGTACGACCGCAATGAAACCGACTTCGCGCGCGGCACCTTCCGCGTTCGCGGCGACGTGATCGACATCTTTCCGGCCGAACACGCCGAGCTGGCGCTGCGGATCTCGCTGTTCGACGACGACATCGAAACGCTGCAACTGTTCGATCCGCTCACCGGCCATATCAAGCAGCGTGTCGGCCGCTTCACCGTGTTCCCGTCCAGCCACTATGTGACGCCGCGCGATACGGTGCTGCGCGCGGTCGAGACGATCAAGGAAGAACTGCGCGAGCGGCTGGCGTTTTACTATCAGGAAAACAAACTGATCGAGGCCCAGCGGCTGGAGCAGCGCACGCGTTTCGATCTGGAAATGCTCAATGAAATGGGCTTTTGCAAGGGCATCGAGAACTACTCGCGCCACTTCTCCGGCAAGAAGGCCGGCGAGGCGCCACCGACGCTGATCAACTACCTGCCGCAGGGTTCGTTGATGTTTCTTGATGAGTCGCACGTGATGATCGGCCAGGTCGGCGCCATGTACAAAGGCGACCGCTCGCGCAAGGAAAATCTGGTCGATTACGGCTTCCGGCTGCCATCGGCGCTGGACAACCGGCCGCTGAAGTTCGAGGAATTCGAGCACATGATGCCGCAGACGGTCTTCGTTTCGGCCACGCCGGCCAACTATGAAAAGGAACACCAAGGTCAGGTGGTCGAGCAGTTGGTGCGCCCGACCGGTCTGGTCGATCCGCAAATCGAAGTGCGCCCGGTGGCCACCCAGGTGGATGATCTGCTCTCGGAGATCAAGCTGCGCACGGCGCTGAACGAACGGGTGCTGGTGACGACGCTGACCAAGCGGATGTCCGAGCAGTTGAGCGAATATCTCGACGAGCACGGTGTCAAGGTGCGCTATCTGCACTCGGAAATCGACACGGTCGAACGGGTCGAAATCCTCCGCGACCTGCGCCTTGGCGTGTTCGATGTGCTGGTCGGCATCAACCTGTTGCGCGAAGGCCTGGATATTCCGGAAGTCTCGCTAGTGGCGATCCTCGACGCCGACAAGGAGGGTTTCTTGCGCAGCGAGCGCAGCCTGATCCAGACCATCGGCCGCGCCGCGCGCAATCTGAACGGCAAGGCGATTCTCTATGGCGACCGGATCACCGATTCGATGAGGAAGGCCATCGACGAAACCGAACGCCGCCGCACCAAACAGACCGCCTTCAACCTGGCCAACGGCATCGTGCCGAAATCGGTGACCAAGCGCATCAAAGACATCATCGACGGCGTCTACAACGCCGAAGACGCTGCGGCGACACGGATCGAGGCCAAGCGTCAGCGCCTAGTGGAAGACATGGACGAGAAGGGCCTCGCCAAGGAACTCAAGCGGCTCGAGAAGGACATGATGGTCGCGGCGAAAAACCTCGAGTTCGAAAAGGCAGCCAATCTGCGCGACCAGCTCAAATCACTGCGCGAGCGGGCCTTCGGCCACCAGTAA
- a CDS encoding methyl-accepting chemotaxis protein has translation MAPMKISTRLYLLCGLGVAAVVMMALVAGLLLAKIRDNSTEMLDKAVPAMQSLNRAQAVFLRLRMSVYQHLVQREPAGKDKVEANFNSLRAELDQVFESHLSRFGDQADVRQARDEIDRYMSQIQEIFKYSKSDQSGEVAAAISRAAAQGEKAIAAMKQAVDNNQRQLEQSRKDVAGAISTGQTTSLITPLVATALLFVLGTLIVRSVTGPLGQLRDSVVRLASDYDFTRRVAARGGDEVNQTLHAFNQLLDTMQQSFRQLQQVGSGLGQSAQELADASTQMSAASSDVSESTANMAAAVEEMTVSVTHVADRASGADDLAREAGRLAGSGGTVIEQTIAKINGISTTVSTAATQIESLKERTAEINAVVSVIKDIADQTNLLALNAAIEAARAGETGRGFAVVADEVRKLAERTAVSTREIAGTVEAIQSEAGQTVASMQAVVTLVGDGVAQAEQAGAAIRQIRTGSDDVVHQVSEISGAMREQSQASTSIAQQIERVAQMSEESNATAMHTASAAEHLQQMSQQLQSAIARYKV, from the coding sequence ATGGCCCCGATGAAGATCTCGACCCGCCTGTACCTGCTCTGCGGCCTCGGCGTCGCCGCCGTCGTGATGATGGCGCTGGTCGCCGGCCTCTTGCTGGCCAAGATCCGCGACAACTCGACCGAGATGCTCGACAAGGCCGTCCCGGCGATGCAGAGCCTCAACCGCGCACAGGCAGTGTTCCTGCGGCTGCGCATGAGCGTCTACCAGCATCTGGTGCAGCGCGAGCCGGCCGGCAAGGACAAGGTCGAGGCCAACTTCAACAGCCTGCGCGCCGAACTCGACCAAGTCTTCGAATCGCACCTGAGCCGCTTCGGCGACCAGGCCGACGTTCGGCAGGCGCGCGACGAGATCGACCGCTACATGTCGCAGATCCAGGAAATCTTCAAATACTCGAAGAGTGACCAGTCCGGCGAGGTCGCGGCGGCGATCAGCCGGGCGGCGGCGCAAGGCGAAAAGGCGATCGCCGCAATGAAGCAGGCCGTCGACAACAACCAGCGCCAACTCGAGCAATCCCGCAAAGACGTCGCCGGCGCGATCTCGACCGGTCAGACGACCAGCCTGATCACGCCACTCGTCGCCACCGCGCTGCTGTTCGTTCTTGGCACGCTGATCGTTCGCAGCGTCACCGGCCCGCTGGGCCAGTTGCGCGATTCGGTCGTCCGGCTCGCCAGCGATTACGACTTCACCCGCCGGGTGGCCGCGCGCGGCGGCGACGAGGTAAACCAGACGCTGCACGCCTTCAACCAGCTGCTCGATACCATGCAGCAAAGTTTCCGCCAGTTGCAGCAGGTCGGCAGCGGCCTCGGCCAATCGGCGCAAGAGCTGGCAGACGCATCGACGCAAATGTCGGCCGCGTCGAGCGACGTGAGCGAATCGACCGCCAATATGGCCGCCGCGGTCGAAGAAATGACCGTCAGCGTGACCCATGTCGCCGACCGCGCCAGTGGCGCCGACGACCTGGCGCGCGAAGCCGGCCGGCTCGCCGGCAGCGGCGGCACGGTGATCGAACAGACCATCGCCAAGATCAACGGCATTTCCACCACGGTCAGCACCGCGGCGACGCAGATCGAAAGCCTGAAGGAGCGTACCGCCGAGATCAACGCGGTGGTCAGCGTGATCAAGGACATCGCCGACCAGACCAATCTGCTGGCGCTGAACGCCGCGATCGAGGCTGCGCGCGCCGGCGAAACCGGCCGCGGCTTTGCCGTCGTTGCCGACGAAGTCCGCAAGCTGGCCGAACGCACCGCGGTATCGACGCGGGAGATCGCCGGCACCGTCGAGGCCATCCAGTCCGAAGCGGGCCAGACCGTCGCATCGATGCAGGCCGTCGTCACCCTGGTCGGTGACGGTGTCGCCCAGGCCGAACAGGCCGGCGCGGCGATCCGGCAGATCCGTACCGGCAGCGATGACGTCGTGCATCAGGTCAGCGAGATTTCCGGCGCGATGCGCGAGCAGAGTCAGGCCAGCACCAGCATCGCCCAGCAAATCGAGCGCGTGGCGCAAATGAGCGAGGAAAGCAACGCCACCGCGATGCACACCGCGAGCGCGGCCGAGCACCTGCAGCAGATGTCGCAACAACTGCAGTCGGCCATCGCGCGCTACAAGGTCTGA
- a CDS encoding glycoside hydrolase family 18 protein, with amino-acid sequence MLRYLPLLLLPVLSACASGPVQTGAADAPRLISYLPTWQPEAEVARAIDVLPGLDIGIYSFILIKPDGSAYIEPKSLAGAAQWKKAFAAARVKNPQLACQWAIGGWTGSRNIAKVAQNEATRAQLVRTSIAIMRDYQCQGLDLDWEHPVTGGDYAADASPADRGNYIKLLQALRAGLDAESKADGKRYLLTAAIPGTNGGWGSSGYDLPATAKLLDWVNLMSYDFYGAWSPRAGLHAALYPTPGEADAGVLNGDGGVKYFLAQGFKPSQLVLGVPFYARAQGNVEPGPNGDGLAQSAKGAGLPQQEEPGTAKYSVAKQTLIGQPGWKSFRSKAAGDAPYLYNGKTKELVSYDDAASLKVKADYVKANKLGGVMIWELTQDDAEHTLWRALERNLR; translated from the coding sequence ATGTTGCGTTACCTGCCCTTGCTGTTGCTTCCCGTCCTCAGTGCCTGCGCCAGCGGCCCCGTACAGACCGGAGCGGCCGATGCGCCGCGGCTGATTTCCTACCTGCCGACCTGGCAACCGGAAGCGGAGGTCGCCCGCGCCATCGACGTCCTGCCCGGGCTCGACATCGGCATCTATTCATTCATCCTGATCAAGCCCGACGGCAGCGCCTACATCGAGCCGAAAAGCCTCGCCGGCGCCGCACAGTGGAAGAAGGCATTTGCCGCCGCGCGCGTGAAGAACCCGCAGCTCGCCTGCCAGTGGGCGATCGGCGGCTGGACCGGTTCGCGCAACATCGCCAAGGTGGCACAGAACGAAGCCACCCGGGCACAGCTGGTCCGCACCTCGATCGCGATCATGCGCGACTATCAGTGCCAGGGGCTTGATCTGGACTGGGAACACCCGGTCACCGGCGGCGACTATGCGGCCGATGCATCGCCAGCGGATCGCGGCAATTACATCAAGCTGCTGCAGGCGCTGCGCGCGGGGCTCGACGCCGAGAGCAAGGCCGACGGCAAACGCTATCTGCTGACCGCGGCCATCCCCGGCACCAATGGCGGCTGGGGTTCGTCGGGCTACGATCTGCCGGCCACCGCCAAGCTGCTCGACTGGGTCAACCTGATGAGCTATGACTTCTACGGCGCATGGAGCCCGCGCGCCGGGCTGCATGCGGCGCTGTATCCGACGCCCGGCGAAGCCGATGCCGGCGTCCTCAACGGCGACGGTGGCGTGAAGTACTTCCTGGCCCAGGGCTTCAAACCGTCGCAACTGGTGCTCGGCGTTCCGTTCTACGCGCGTGCCCAGGGCAATGTCGAACCGGGGCCGAACGGCGACGGGCTGGCCCAGTCCGCCAAGGGGGCCGGTCTGCCGCAGCAGGAAGAACCGGGCACCGCCAAGTATTCGGTGGCGAAGCAGACGCTCATCGGCCAGCCGGGCTGGAAGTCCTTCCGCAGCAAGGCGGCCGGCGATGCCCCGTACCTGTACAACGGCAAGACGAAGGAACTGGTCAGCTATGACGACGCCGCGTCGCTCAAGGTCAAGGCCGACTACGTCAAGGCCAACAAGCTCGGCGGCGTGATGATCTGGGAGCTGACGCAGGACGACGCCGAGCACACGCTGTGGCGCGCGCTCGAGCGCAATCTGCGCTAA
- a CDS encoding helix-turn-helix transcriptional regulator gives MSTIYQERFDVGEGTRQWSVGARIFHHPQLHTLAEHELMFAGHSEVDGHLHVERIGAPFHVVLISVEGTGVVTDGETVLTLGPAQMAVLPARSHSGFRSGGEPWRLAWFLVNDVPEWGMLAGPRASVRPLLHAASLYQIVSVLCAEARLGHPGFAGQALLLAVDMLRRALASHDDGTVAERLLAVFEPVRHAPGEDWRVDVLAQAYGVSAAHLHRLCVRHLGATPQQLIIRQRMRRARELLVAGAGNVGAVAEQVGYQEIASFSRRFRRHFDVSPGELLQALKRAPAELPVG, from the coding sequence ATGTCGACGATTTACCAGGAACGGTTTGATGTGGGCGAGGGCACGCGCCAGTGGTCGGTCGGTGCGCGGATTTTCCATCACCCGCAATTGCACACTCTGGCCGAGCATGAGCTGATGTTCGCCGGCCATTCCGAAGTTGACGGCCATCTGCATGTCGAACGCATCGGTGCCCCGTTTCACGTGGTGCTGATCAGTGTCGAAGGGACGGGCGTGGTGACGGACGGTGAGACGGTGCTGACACTCGGTCCGGCACAAATGGCGGTGCTGCCGGCGCGAAGCCACAGCGGCTTCAGGTCGGGCGGCGAGCCGTGGCGGCTGGCGTGGTTTCTGGTCAACGATGTGCCGGAGTGGGGCATGCTGGCCGGCCCCCGCGCCAGCGTGCGGCCGCTGCTGCATGCAGCCAGCCTCTACCAGATCGTCAGCGTGCTGTGCGCCGAAGCGCGACTTGGTCATCCCGGCTTTGCCGGCCAAGCCTTGCTGCTGGCCGTCGACATGCTGCGCCGGGCGCTGGCCAGCCATGACGACGGGACCGTGGCCGAACGGCTGCTGGCGGTGTTCGAGCCGGTTCGGCATGCACCGGGGGAGGACTGGCGGGTCGACGTGCTCGCGCAGGCTTACGGTGTCAGCGCCGCGCATCTGCACCGCTTGTGCGTCCGCCATCTGGGCGCCACGCCGCAGCAACTGATCATTCGCCAGCGCATGCGCCGGGCGCGCGAGCTGCTGGTGGCGGGAGCCGGCAATGTGGGTGCGGTGGCCGAACAGGTCGGCTATCAGGAAATCGCCAGTTTCTCGCGCCGCTTCCGCCGCCATTTCGACGTCAGCCCCGGCGAGTTGCTGCAGGCGCTGAAACGGGCGCCGGCCGAGCTGCCGGTCGGCTGA
- the acs gene encoding acetate--CoA ligase produces MSSIDSVLKENRLFPPSDDFRVKANVSGMEGYNALCEQANRDYEGFWAELGRDMISWKAPFTKVLNDSNAPFFKWFEDGKLNISYNCLDRHLDARGDKTAIIFEADDGKSEHVSYRQLHARVCQFANGLKLLGVTKGDRVVIYMPHTVEAVVAMQACARIGAVHSVVFGGFSAGALRDRIQDAQAKVVITANEGFRGGKPVPLKATIDEALTLEGSESIEKVVVLRRLENSTAAFNDSKDVWWHELVEGQPTQCEPEWVDAEHPLFILYTSGSTGKPKGIQHSTGGYLLGALTTMKWVFDYREGDVYWCTADVGWITGHSYVAYGPLAIGATQVVFEGVPTFPDAGRFWQTIEKHKVTTFYTAPTAIRSLIKLGANLPEKYDLSSLRLLGTVGEPINPEAWIWYHEVVGGGRCPIVDTWWQTETGANMIAPLPGAVATKPGSCTLPIPGIIADIVDEAGAPVEPGKGGFLVIRKPWPSMVRTIWNDPERFKKTYFPEDFNGQLYLAGDSAHFDENGYIWIMGRVDDVLNVSGHRLGTMEIESALVANPLVAEAAVVGKPHDIKGESVCAFVVLKGDRPEGDDAKRIAKELREWVAHEIGKIAMPDEIRFGDNLPKTRSGKIMRRLLRDIAKGQEITQDTSTLENPAILEQLAKSAI; encoded by the coding sequence ATGAGCAGCATCGATTCCGTACTGAAAGAAAACCGCCTTTTCCCGCCATCGGACGATTTCCGCGTCAAGGCCAATGTCTCCGGCATGGAGGGCTACAACGCCCTGTGCGAACAAGCCAACCGCGACTACGAAGGCTTCTGGGCTGAGCTCGGTCGCGACATGATCAGCTGGAAAGCGCCGTTTACCAAGGTACTGAACGACAGCAATGCGCCTTTCTTCAAATGGTTCGAAGACGGCAAGCTCAACATCTCCTACAACTGTCTCGACCGTCACCTCGACGCGCGTGGCGACAAGACCGCGATCATTTTCGAAGCCGATGACGGCAAGTCCGAACATGTGAGCTATCGCCAACTGCACGCCCGCGTTTGCCAGTTCGCCAACGGTCTCAAACTGCTTGGCGTGACCAAGGGCGACCGCGTCGTCATCTACATGCCGCACACGGTCGAAGCCGTCGTGGCGATGCAGGCATGTGCCCGCATCGGCGCAGTCCACTCGGTGGTGTTCGGCGGCTTCTCGGCCGGTGCCCTGCGCGACCGCATCCAGGATGCGCAAGCCAAGGTCGTCATTACCGCCAACGAAGGCTTCCGTGGCGGCAAACCCGTGCCGCTGAAGGCCACCATCGACGAAGCGCTGACGCTGGAAGGCAGCGAATCGATTGAAAAAGTCGTTGTGCTGCGCCGGCTGGAAAACAGCACCGCCGCGTTCAACGACAGCAAAGACGTCTGGTGGCACGAGCTGGTCGAAGGCCAGCCGACCCAGTGCGAGCCGGAATGGGTCGACGCCGAACACCCGCTCTTCATCCTCTACACCTCGGGTTCGACCGGCAAGCCCAAGGGCATCCAGCACAGCACCGGCGGCTATCTGCTCGGCGCGCTGACCACGATGAAGTGGGTGTTCGACTATCGCGAAGGCGATGTCTACTGGTGCACGGCCGATGTGGGCTGGATTACCGGCCACAGCTATGTGGCCTACGGCCCGCTGGCGATCGGCGCGACGCAAGTCGTGTTCGAAGGCGTACCGACGTTCCCGGATGCCGGCCGTTTCTGGCAGACGATCGAAAAGCACAAGGTCACCACCTTCTACACCGCGCCGACCGCGATCCGTTCGCTGATCAAGCTTGGTGCCAATCTGCCGGAAAAATACGATTTGTCGAGCCTGCGCCTCTTGGGCACCGTCGGCGAACCGATCAACCCTGAAGCATGGATCTGGTATCACGAAGTCGTCGGTGGCGGCCGCTGCCCGATTGTCGATACCTGGTGGCAGACCGAAACCGGCGCCAACATGATTGCACCGCTGCCGGGCGCCGTGGCGACCAAACCGGGTTCGTGCACGCTGCCGATCCCGGGCATCATCGCCGATATCGTCGACGAAGCCGGCGCACCGGTCGAGCCGGGCAAGGGGGGGTTCCTTGTCATCCGCAAACCGTGGCCGTCGATGGTTCGCACCATCTGGAACGACCCGGAACGCTTCAAGAAGACTTACTTCCCGGAAGACTTCAACGGTCAGCTGTATCTGGCCGGCGATTCGGCCCACTTCGACGAGAACGGCTACATCTGGATCATGGGCCGCGTCGACGACGTGCTCAACGTTTCGGGTCACCGCCTCGGCACGATGGAAATCGAATCGGCACTCGTCGCCAACCCGCTGGTGGCCGAAGCCGCCGTCGTCGGCAAGCCGCACGACATCAAGGGTGAATCGGTCTGCGCCTTCGTGGTACTGAAAGGCGATCGCCCGGAAGGCGACGATGCCAAGCGCATCGCCAAGGAACTGCGCGAATGGGTTGCGCACGAAATCGGCAAGATCGCCATGCCCGATGAAATCCGCTTCGGTGACAACCTGCCGAAGACCCGTTCGGGCAAGATCATGCGCCGCCTGCTGCGCGATATCGCCAAGGGTCAGGAGATCACCCAGGATACGTCGACACTGGAAAATCCGGCCATCCTCGAACAGCTCGCCAAGAGCGCGATCTGA